The proteins below come from a single Gimesia chilikensis genomic window:
- a CDS encoding DUF1501 domain-containing protein, with product MGSLSFVGLSMAERAALAATRSDRSEKNCILIMMTGGASQLETFDPKPDAPAEIRGPLKAISTTVPGLQVSEAFPQLAQRTGQFSLIRSLYHDAAPIHETGHQLIQTGRVSRGSLNYPCFGSVVARQWGPRGDAPPFVVLPRLVHSLGVNTYRGQQATFLGEEFAPATTIGTKSASTEYEIEIAGESPAIQQQYGKHRFGKLLLQARQLVERGTRCVVVNLFDDLHEQLTWDCHGTGAGTAGKVYEYRDSLGPAFDKALSTLLDDLASRGLLQDTLVVATGEFGRTPQINASGGRDHWPHVWSALVAGGATPGGQVIGASDSRASSPVERPVHAAELTASIYQHLGLNPQSCLARQDDQQISLVDAAPIGELFQG from the coding sequence GTGGGCAGTTTAAGCTTTGTTGGCCTCTCCATGGCCGAGCGGGCCGCCCTCGCAGCGACTCGCAGCGATCGCTCTGAGAAAAACTGCATCCTGATCATGATGACCGGCGGCGCCAGCCAGCTGGAAACCTTTGACCCCAAACCCGATGCACCTGCCGAGATCCGGGGACCTTTGAAAGCGATCTCCACGACAGTGCCTGGTCTGCAGGTGAGTGAAGCCTTTCCGCAACTTGCACAACGAACCGGACAGTTTTCGCTGATTCGTTCTCTCTATCACGATGCCGCCCCGATTCATGAAACCGGTCACCAGTTAATTCAGACCGGTCGCGTCTCACGCGGTTCGCTGAACTATCCATGCTTTGGTTCGGTTGTCGCCCGCCAGTGGGGACCGCGGGGCGATGCGCCACCGTTTGTGGTACTACCCCGTCTGGTACACTCCCTGGGAGTCAATACTTATCGTGGCCAGCAGGCAACCTTCCTGGGCGAAGAGTTTGCTCCCGCCACCACGATTGGAACGAAGTCAGCTTCTACCGAATATGAAATTGAAATCGCCGGCGAGTCTCCGGCCATTCAGCAGCAGTACGGCAAGCATCGTTTCGGCAAGCTCTTGCTCCAGGCTCGGCAACTGGTCGAGCGGGGTACGCGGTGTGTCGTCGTCAATCTGTTTGACGATCTGCATGAGCAACTGACCTGGGACTGTCACGGCACCGGCGCCGGGACCGCAGGGAAAGTTTACGAATACCGCGATTCACTCGGCCCAGCTTTTGACAAAGCCCTTTCCACGCTGCTCGACGATCTGGCCTCCCGCGGATTGCTCCAGGATACACTCGTCGTAGCCACAGGTGAGTTTGGTCGCACACCACAGATCAACGCTTCCGGCGGACGCGATCACTGGCCACATGTCTGGTCGGCCCTCGTAGCCGGCGGTGCGACTCCCGGCGGTCAGGTAATTGGCGCCAGCGATTCGCGGGCCAGCAGTCCCGTTGAGCGGCCCGTCCATGCAGCCGAGCTGACGGCGAGCATCTATCAGCACCTGGGCCTCAATCCTCAGAGCTGCCTGGCACGTCAGGACGATCAGCAGATCAGCCTGGTGGATGCAGCACCAATTGGCGAACTGTTTCAGGGCTAA
- a CDS encoding DUF447 domain-containing protein: MKKYQIPAEGTLQMILEGMVTSRNQEGEYNLAPMGPLVDQEMTQLILRPFQTSRTCQNLKETRCGVFHVVDDVLLLTKAAIGRLESLPETFPAERIEGAVLQSACRWYEFEIESIDDSDLRTVMQARVVHQGRIRDFFGLNRAKHAVLEAAILATRTHLIPQAELLQQYESLAEIVRKTAGPTETEAFRLLEEYVTRAYAELQS; this comes from the coding sequence GTGAAAAAATATCAGATCCCGGCAGAAGGCACATTGCAAATGATTCTGGAAGGCATGGTCACCAGTCGTAATCAGGAGGGCGAGTATAATCTCGCGCCGATGGGGCCGCTGGTCGATCAGGAAATGACCCAACTCATCTTGCGTCCCTTCCAGACTTCACGGACCTGTCAGAATCTGAAAGAGACCCGCTGCGGTGTCTTTCACGTCGTCGATGATGTGCTGCTCCTTACAAAAGCCGCCATCGGTCGATTGGAGTCATTGCCGGAAACATTTCCCGCAGAACGGATCGAAGGGGCTGTACTTCAATCCGCCTGTCGCTGGTATGAATTCGAGATCGAATCGATCGATGATTCTGACCTGCGGACCGTCATGCAGGCCCGGGTTGTGCATCAGGGCCGCATTCGTGACTTCTTCGGTCTCAACCGGGCAAAGCACGCCGTCCTCGAAGCCGCCATCCTGGCCACGCGTACGCATCTGATCCCACAGGCCGAGTTATTACAGCAGTATGAGTCACTCGCCGAAATCGTGCGTAAAACCGCTGGTCCTACAGAAACAGAAGCCTTCCGTTTACTGGAAGAATATGTCACCAGAGCGTATGCTGAGTTGCAGTCTTAA
- the larC gene encoding nickel pincer cofactor biosynthesis protein LarC: MRIAYLDCSTGISGDMTLGALVDAGVDPDQICAGIDSLGLPGVKLTFSSTIKGGFHATYVTIEHPEQHAHRHLSDIVTILKQSDKLTPRQYELALSLFSAIAGAEAKVHGSSIDKVHFHEVGAIDSIVDIVGVAIGFDLLGVDQVLCSPVPTGFGQIKIDHGICTVPAPGTAELLKGIPLADIPIQAELTTPTGAAIVSTLVDRFCMLPPMTIEEIGYGAGTKNFPERANLLRLFVGEVATPAHTDYVTLLETNLDDISGEIIGHTKQKLLAAGALDVYSTSIQMKKDRPAVMLSVICKPDSAEQLEGILFEETETLGIRKHQLQRAIRARKPHQVKTAWGEVAGKLSLGPNYQSIFTPEYEACAALAATHQLSLRTVYRAAEAAFLLEGVAETAFDSGAHAPHDHDHDHDHDHDHDHDHDHDHDHDHDHDHDHDHDHDHDHDHDHDH; the protein is encoded by the coding sequence GTGCGGATTGCTTACTTAGACTGTTCTACCGGAATCAGCGGCGACATGACCCTCGGCGCCCTCGTGGATGCGGGTGTGGACCCGGATCAGATTTGTGCCGGCATCGATTCCCTGGGACTGCCCGGTGTGAAACTGACGTTCTCCTCAACCATCAAGGGGGGCTTTCACGCGACCTATGTCACCATCGAACATCCCGAGCAACATGCACACCGGCATCTGAGTGACATCGTCACAATTTTGAAGCAGTCAGATAAGCTTACGCCCCGCCAGTACGAGCTGGCCCTCTCGCTGTTTTCGGCGATTGCAGGCGCGGAGGCGAAAGTACACGGTTCATCAATCGACAAAGTCCACTTTCATGAAGTGGGAGCCATCGATTCGATCGTGGATATCGTTGGCGTCGCGATCGGCTTTGATCTGCTGGGAGTTGACCAGGTTCTCTGCAGCCCGGTTCCTACCGGCTTTGGACAGATCAAGATCGATCATGGAATCTGTACGGTTCCTGCACCGGGGACCGCTGAACTGCTGAAAGGAATTCCGCTGGCGGACATTCCAATTCAGGCTGAGTTGACCACGCCGACCGGCGCTGCCATTGTTTCTACGCTCGTCGATCGTTTCTGCATGCTTCCGCCGATGACGATCGAAGAGATCGGCTATGGCGCGGGAACCAAAAACTTCCCGGAGCGAGCTAACCTGTTAAGGCTGTTTGTCGGCGAAGTTGCGACACCCGCCCACACAGATTATGTCACCCTGCTGGAAACTAATCTGGATGACATCTCCGGAGAGATCATCGGTCATACCAAACAGAAGCTGCTGGCAGCGGGAGCCCTGGATGTTTACAGTACGTCGATCCAGATGAAGAAGGATCGCCCCGCGGTGATGCTGAGTGTGATCTGCAAACCGGATTCGGCCGAGCAACTGGAAGGGATTCTGTTTGAAGAAACCGAAACGCTCGGCATCCGCAAACATCAGTTACAACGTGCGATCCGCGCCCGTAAACCCCATCAGGTCAAAACCGCCTGGGGAGAAGTCGCCGGGAAACTGTCGCTGGGACCGAACTACCAGTCGATTTTTACTCCCGAATATGAAGCGTGTGCCGCGTTAGCCGCTACCCATCAGCTTTCGTTGCGAACCGTGTATCGGGCCGCTGAAGCGGCATTTCTGCTGGAAGGCGTTGCAGAAACCGCATTTGATTCGGGTGCACATGCGCCCCACGACCACGACCACGACCACGACCACGACCACGACCACGACCACGACCACGACCACGACCACGACCACGACCACGACCACGATCACGATCACGATCACGATCACGATCACGATCACGATCACGATCACGATCATTAA
- a CDS encoding beta-ribofuranosylaminobenzene 5'-phosphate synthase family protein, with product MSPEVIVTTGSRLHWGLLSLAPRTGREFGGLGLMVDEPTLVLSVRYSSSQEDQIAGSAGSAEKIQTALQVLRNSSPDWLGDHCFEITVQSEIPQHSGFGSGTQLSLAVARGLAALMDQDELSSVELAQLVDRGARSALGVYGFDKGGFLIEAGKRDSADISPLVFQAPFPEPWRILLITPQDQAGISGAVEADAIQQLGPMPDALTEKLCRLALMQLAPAVLEQNFSEFASGLTEFGHLVGEFFAPVQGGVLAHPRMRELEQLLLSQGVEGIAQTSWGPTLSVICADEGEAESLSSLIKSAGYGEECLARIVKPLNQGATLEHRKSV from the coding sequence ATGTCACCTGAAGTGATCGTCACCACCGGAAGCCGTCTGCACTGGGGACTGCTTTCGCTCGCCCCCCGCACCGGGCGCGAATTTGGTGGCCTCGGTCTGATGGTGGATGAACCCACGCTGGTGCTCTCCGTGAGATACTCTTCCTCGCAGGAAGATCAGATCGCGGGCAGTGCAGGCAGCGCTGAGAAAATTCAGACCGCGCTGCAGGTTCTCCGTAACAGTTCTCCAGACTGGCTCGGCGATCACTGTTTTGAAATCACGGTCCAGTCTGAAATCCCCCAGCACTCCGGCTTTGGTTCAGGGACACAGCTCAGTCTCGCAGTGGCCCGTGGACTGGCAGCACTCATGGACCAAGACGAACTTTCATCGGTCGAACTCGCTCAACTTGTCGATCGTGGCGCAAGGTCTGCCCTGGGGGTTTACGGATTCGACAAGGGGGGATTTCTCATCGAAGCCGGAAAACGGGATTCCGCTGATATCAGTCCCCTCGTGTTTCAGGCTCCCTTTCCGGAACCGTGGCGGATTCTCTTAATCACCCCGCAGGACCAGGCTGGCATCTCGGGAGCCGTCGAAGCGGATGCTATTCAGCAACTGGGGCCGATGCCGGACGCGTTGACGGAAAAACTCTGTCGTCTGGCGCTGATGCAGCTGGCACCAGCGGTTCTGGAACAGAATTTTTCGGAGTTCGCCAGTGGCCTGACAGAATTCGGTCATTTAGTCGGTGAATTCTTTGCACCGGTCCAGGGGGGCGTTCTGGCTCATCCCCGGATGCGGGAACTGGAGCAACTACTGCTCTCGCAAGGAGTTGAGGGTATCGCCCAGACCTCCTGGGGGCCGACATTATCTGTAATCTGTGCGGATGAGGGAGAAGCAGAGAGTCTCTCAAGTCTAATTAAATCAGCAGGTTACGGCGAAGAATGCCTGGCCCGTATCGTCAAACCGTTGAATCAGGGCGCCACACTCGAACACCGGAAATCGGTCTGA